TGTTTCTAAAATAACTTCTCAGACAAAAAGGTCAGGAATCTCTTATGGAGTACTTTTACTAGATATTGATTTTTTTAAGATGGTAAATGACACATATGGACATGATGTGGGAGATAATGCAATAAAATTAGTTGCACAAACATTAAATGAAAATATAAGAGAATCAGATATGGCTGTTAGATATGGAGGAGAAGAGTTTATTGTCTTATTATATAACTGTGATGAAAAAGGTGCTTTAGATGTTGCAGAAAAAATAAGAATCAACTTCTCTAAAAAAGATATTCCTACAGGTGGAACAACAACAATTAGAAAAACAATGAGTATTGGAGTTTCAATGTTCCCTGAAGATGCTCAAGATTTAGAAGAGTGTATTAAATACTCTGACCTAGCCTTATACAAAGCTAAAAATTCAGGAAGAAACAAAGTTATAAAGTTTGAGAGAACACTTCTTTAAAAATTAATACCTTAAGATTATTTTAGGTAAAATATTTGCCTTAAAAATAATAATCTTAGGGAACTTCTATGCAAAAAAAACAACACAAAGTACAAACCCTTCTTGATGCAATTCCTCATATTAAAAAATTCTATGGAAAAACTATTGTAATTAAATATGGTGGCTCTGCACAAACTTCTCCTGAATTAAAAGAAAAATTTGCAGAAGATATTGTTTTACTTTCACTTGTTGGAATTAAGCCTGTTATTGTTCATGGTGGTGGAGCAAGAATTTCAGAATTACTTGAAAAACTTGAAATCCATTCAGAATTTGTTGATGGACACAGAGTTACCTCTGAAGAGACAATGAGAATTGTAGAGATGGTACTAAGTGGAGAAATCAACAAAAATATCACATCTTTATTAAATCATCACGGTGCTAAAGCAATTGGTATTTCAGGGAAAGATTCAGCTATTATCAAAGCTACTCCAAAAGATAATGGTAAATTTGGATATACAGGTGTTATAACTGAAGTTAATGGTGCAATGATTAATAATCTTATTAAAGAGGGATTTATTCCTGTAATTGCTCCTATTGCAGATAGTGCAACACCAAATCATCCAGGATTTAACATCAATGCTGATGTTGCAGCAAGTAAAATTGCTCAAGCAATTGGAGCACAAAAAGTTCTATTTTTAACAGATACAATTGGTGTTTTAGATAAACAAGGAGAACTTTTAAACTCTTTAGATAAAAAAGATGTTGATGGATATAAAGCAGATGGAACAATAGCAGGAGGAATGATACCTAAAGTTGATTCATGCATAGACGCAATTTATAATGGTGTTAATAAAGCACACATAATTGATGGAAGAGTTGAACACTCTATTTTATTAGAATTATTTACAAGTGATGGAATTGGAACACAATTCTTAAGAAAAGATAATCCTAATAATGGTATCGATATGGAAAAACTATTAAATGATGAAGGATAAAAAAATGTTTATAGAAACTAGAGGAAATGATGGAGTAAAACCACTTGAGGTAAGCTTTTCAGATGCAATTTTAAATCCAAGTGCATCATTTGGTGGATTATATGTTCCAAAACAATTACCAAAATTAGAAGAAAACTTTTTACAAAATCACATTAACTCTTCGTATAAAGAGCTTGCATATGATATTTTAAAAGCTTTTGAAATTGATATTGAAGAAGAGGAAATCAAAAAAGCCCTTGACCTATACGATAATTTTGATGATGCATCAAACCCTTGTCCAGTAGTAAAAGTAAAAGAAGATTTATTTGTACATGAACAATATCATGGACCAACAAGAGCTTTTAAAGATATGGCTTTACAACCTTTTGGTTCAATTCTTTCTTCAATTGCTAAAAAAAGAGATGAAAAGTATTTAATTCTTGCTGCAACATCAGGAGATACTGGTCCTGCTGCATTAAATACTTTTAAAAATAAAGAGAATATTCAAATTGCTTGCTTATATCCAGATGGAGGAACTTCTGATGTTCAAAGACTTCAAATGGTATGTGAAGATGGAGAAAATCAAAAAATTATTGGAATAAAAGGAAATTTTGATGATGCACAAACGGCATTAAAGAATCTACTTAGTTCTCAAACTTTTAAAGATGAATTAGAAAAAGATGGTATTAAGTTAAGTGCTGCAAACTCTGTAAACTTTGGAAGAATTATTTTTCAAATAATTTATCACTTCTGGTCATATATAGAACTTCTTAAGCAAGAAGAAATATCTTTTGGAGAAAAAATTTATTTAGTAGTTCCTTCGGGTAACTTTGGAAACGTTCTAGGTGGATATTATGCAAAACATATGGGTGTTCCAGTTGAAAAGCTATTAGTTGCTTCAAATGAAAATAATATTTTAACTGAGTGGATTAATACTGGTGTTTACGATATTAGAAATAAAGAACTTATTCTTACAAAATCACCAGCAATGGATATTTTAAAATCTTCAAATATTGAAAGAGTTATGTTCTCATTATATGGGGCAAAAAGAACAAAAGAGTTATTTGATGACTTAAATAACAATAATATTTTTACTCTAACAGAAGATGAAACAAAACTTTTACAAGAAGAGTTTTCTGCAATTAACTCTGATGATGCATATGGAGCAAAAATTATTAAATCATATTTAGATGATGGATATTTAATGGACCCTCATACTGCAACTTGTATAAAAGCGTATGAAAACTTAAGAGAAAAAGATTTAAAAACAGTAATCTACTCAACTGCGGAGTGGACAAAATTCTCTCCAACAGTTTTAAATGCTTTAAATCAAGATAATAAAACTTATGCAGATAAAGAAGCTTTAGAAGAGATTTCTTCTAAATTTAATGCAACATTACCTCAATCTATATCTTCACTTTTTGAGGCAAAAGTAATGCATAATATTATCATAGAAAAAGAAAAAATTGAAGAAGAAATCATAAAATTTATTAAAGACTAAAATGTCTTTAATAAGTTTATCTTATAAAACTACTGTGTAGATTAACTACACACCTCTCAATAAATCGGTATTATTTGACCTTAATCATAATTTTTTAAGTAAATTAACTATATAATGTGTAGATTTAATTTTAAAATAAGGAAGCTAAATGTCTAACGAAACAAATAGACGGGATTTTCTAGGTTATACATTTGCAGCTGTTGCGGCAGTTGGTGGAGCTGCTTCACTTGTTGGTATGAAACAAGTGTGGGATCCATTACCAAGTGTATTAGCTAGTGGATTTACGAATGTTGAGCTTAATGGACTTAAAGCTGGTGAACCAATCACTGTTATGTGGAGAGGTAAACCAATTTTTGTTCTTAAGAAAACTGCAGATATGGAAAAATCAGATAGAGATTTAATCATCGGTGAAGATAGATACACTGTTGCTATTGGTCTTTGTACTCACTTAGGTTGTATTCCAGCATGGAAAAAAACACAATGGAAATGCGCATGTCACGGTGGTGAGTTTGATGCAAGTGGTAAACAAACTTTTGGACCTCCTCCAAGACCTCTTGATTTACCTCCATTCGCTGTTCAAGGTTCTCAGCTTGTTCTTGGTGAAGAAGGACCTGAATACAAAAAAATCGCTGCTGCGATGGCAACGGCATAAGGAGTAGTTTATGGCAAAATTTGAAAAAGCTAACTCTGTAGGTGAGTGGTTAGACCAAAGACTTAATACTACAGCATTAACTAAAGTTTTAATGACTGAGTATTGGATTCCAAAAGATATTAACTTCTTATGGGCAATGGGTGTTCTTTTAGCAGTAACATTTAAAATCTTAGTTATTTCTGGTTTATTCTTAATGATGTACTACAAACCAGATGTTGCATTAGCATTTGATTCTGTAAACTATACAATTATGCAAGAAGTTGCTTATGGTTGGTTATTTAGACATATGCATGGTGTTGCAGCTTCGGTTGTATTCTTAATTATCTATATTCACATGTTTACAGGAATCTACTATGGTTCTTATAAGCAAGGTAGAGAGATGATCTGGATTTCTGGTATGTTATTATTCATGACATTCTCAGCTGCTGGTTTCTCTGGATATATGTTACCATGGGGACAAATGTCTTACTGGGCTGCAATGGTTATTACAAACTTATTTGGTGGTGTTCCAGTTATTGGTGATGCATTAGTGGTATGGATTAGAGGTGACTTTAACGTTGCTGATGCTACATTAACAAGATTCTTCATGTTACACGTATTCTTATTACCAATCGTTATTATGGGTATTATTGGATTACACTTCTATACATTAAGAATTCCTCACGTTAACAACCAAGAGGGTGCTGATATTGATTATGATGCAGAAGCTGAAAAATATTTAGCAGGAAATAAAAAAGAAGCTAAAGTTATTCCTTTCTGGCCTATCTTTATCTCTAAAGACTTTGCTATTTTAGGTATTTTCTTAATTTTCTATTTCTACTTAGTATTCTTCCATTATAATTTTGCAATGGACCCAGTAAACTTCGACCCAGCTGATGCAATGGTAACTCCTGCGCACATTTACCCAGAGTGGTATTTCTTATGGTCATATGAAGTATTAAGAGGTTTCTTCTTTGATGTTGGTCCAGTTAAAGCATTTGATATTGGTTTAATGGCATTTGGATTTGCAAACGTTATTTTCTTAGTATTACCATGGTTAGATAGAGACCCTGCAATTTTACCAGCTCACAAAAGACCTGGATTTAGAGTATGGTTCTGGATTTTAATGGTTGACTTAATTGTATTAACTGTTTATGGAAAATTACCTCCAACAGGTATTAATGCTTGGGTTGGATTTGCTTCAGCTTCAGTATTTATTTTATTATTCGTAGCATTACCATTCATTACGAAAGCAGATGCTAAAAAGAGAGGTGCATAATGAGAGAATTAAAAATATTAGCAGTAGTAGTAGCATTTACTCTTGTTACTTACTGGGGTGTTGAGCCATTCGCACACTCTCAAATGCATCCACATGTAGATCCAGCGGATTATAAATTCACTGATGTACAAGAAGATGTAAAAGATGTTAATGCTTTAACTGGTGATGCTCAAAATGGTGCAGCATTAGTTCAAGCAAACTGTACAGCTTGTCACTCTATTGAAAAAGAAGGTTTCCCTCAATTAATGGATAACGCAAGTGCAGCAGCAGCTTATGGTGTTGTTCCACCAGATTTAAGTTCTGCAGGTAAAATTTATAGTGCTGATTATTTAGCAGCATTCATTAAAGATCCTGTAAAAGCTTCAAAAGTTGCTCACAAGTTCCAAGATGGTAGAGTTCATCCAATGCCAGGTTATGGTTGGATGCAAGCACAAGAGATTGCAGATATGGTAGCATACTTACAATCTATTTCTCCAAAAGAGATGACAAACAAAGAAGTTTTTGTTGACGCATGCCAAAGATGTCACGGTATCAAATATGGTGATATGAAAGGTGGTTCAATGGCAGCTAAAACTCCAGATGAAAACATTAAAGCTTATATGGGTAAATTACCTCCAGATTTATCACAATACATTAGATCAAGAGGTGAGTCTTACTTACATACATTTGTTAATGATCCTCAAAAACATTTAGAGGGTACAGCAATGCCTAGAGTTGGATTAACTGAGGAAGCTGAAACACAAGTAATTAAATATATGCAAGAAGTTGGTGATTCTAAAAAAGCTGAAAGAGAAGCTTTAGGACCTAAATTCTTAATTTATCTAGTTATTTTCGCAATTTTCGCTTGGTTATGGAAAGCAAGTAAATGGAGAGAAGTTCATTAAGAACTTCTTTTCTAATAATTAAACTCATAGGGGCTTATAAATGAAATTATTAAATATTTTAGCAGCAGTGGCACTAACTGTTACTATCTCTTCTGCACAAGATGTTATGCAAAAATCTATGAATATCATGGAAAAAGGAATGAGTGAAATTCAACAAGGTTTCTTAAATAACAATGTAGACTTAATTAAAAGTGGTACTGAAAAAGTTAGAAAAGGAAATGAACTTTTTTCTGACAAGAAAGTAATTGCTCAATACTTACCGGAGAACAAAAGACACATGGTTAATATTGCAGCAAATGCAGCAGAAAGAATTAAACTTGATGCTAACGTTTTAGAATTAAATCTAGAAAACAAAGCATATATTGACGCAGCTAATGCATATTCTGATATGATGAATGCATGTGCTAGATGTCACTCAATTGTTAGAAGTTGGTAATTAAAATAAAAAGATAAACTTTTGTTTATCTTTTTATTACTCTTAAATTATAATTTTAGAAACTGCACTAATCGCAGCTGTTTCACTCTTTAAAATCAAACTAGAATCAAAACCTACAATCTTATCTTCTTGAAAAAGTTTTCTTTCATCTTTTGAAAAACCACCTTCACAACCTAGAAGTAAAGTTTTAATTTCACTCTTTTTATCTTCAACATTTAAAGTTGAAAAATCTAATAAATATACCTCATCATTTAATGATAAAAACTCATCTAAACTCTTGCAAACTTCAAGTTTAATAATTGAACTTCTCCCACATTGAGAAGAAGAGTTAATAAGTATTTTTTCTAACTTTTCTAAATTTTGTTTAAAATTCTTTTGAGAATATTCACAATAAATAAAAGTAATTTTTTCTAAACCTAATTCATTTAAAGAGGCAATACTCTTCTCAACTGTTTTAGGGTCAACTACACACCAAGCTAGATGTAAACTCTTTTTATTTTCAACTATTTTTTCTTCAAAAGATACAAGTTCTAATCTTGCATCCTTTCTATTTATTTCAATAACTTTATAAAGATAGATATTTTTATCATTTAAGTTTCTAAAATATATCTCATCATTTAATTTTTGTCTTCTTGCTTTAAAAAGATATTTATAAACCTCATTATCTACAGTTAAAAACTGTTCAGAAGCATTTTCATGATAGGTAAATTGCATTTTAGAAAATCTTTGAGATAATATATA
This sequence is a window from Halarcobacter bivalviorum. Protein-coding genes within it:
- the argB gene encoding acetylglutamate kinase, whose product is MQKKQHKVQTLLDAIPHIKKFYGKTIVIKYGGSAQTSPELKEKFAEDIVLLSLVGIKPVIVHGGGARISELLEKLEIHSEFVDGHRVTSEETMRIVEMVLSGEINKNITSLLNHHGAKAIGISGKDSAIIKATPKDNGKFGYTGVITEVNGAMINNLIKEGFIPVIAPIADSATPNHPGFNINADVAASKIAQAIGAQKVLFLTDTIGVLDKQGELLNSLDKKDVDGYKADGTIAGGMIPKVDSCIDAIYNGVNKAHIIDGRVEHSILLELFTSDGIGTQFLRKDNPNNGIDMEKLLNDEG
- the thrC gene encoding threonine synthase, whose translation is MFIETRGNDGVKPLEVSFSDAILNPSASFGGLYVPKQLPKLEENFLQNHINSSYKELAYDILKAFEIDIEEEEIKKALDLYDNFDDASNPCPVVKVKEDLFVHEQYHGPTRAFKDMALQPFGSILSSIAKKRDEKYLILAATSGDTGPAALNTFKNKENIQIACLYPDGGTSDVQRLQMVCEDGENQKIIGIKGNFDDAQTALKNLLSSQTFKDELEKDGIKLSAANSVNFGRIIFQIIYHFWSYIELLKQEEISFGEKIYLVVPSGNFGNVLGGYYAKHMGVPVEKLLVASNENNILTEWINTGVYDIRNKELILTKSPAMDILKSSNIERVMFSLYGAKRTKELFDDLNNNNIFTLTEDETKLLQEEFSAINSDDAYGAKIIKSYLDDGYLMDPHTATCIKAYENLREKDLKTVIYSTAEWTKFSPTVLNALNQDNKTYADKEALEEISSKFNATLPQSISSLFEAKVMHNIIIEKEKIEEEIIKFIKD
- a CDS encoding Rieske 2Fe-2S domain-containing protein, which encodes MSNETNRRDFLGYTFAAVAAVGGAASLVGMKQVWDPLPSVLASGFTNVELNGLKAGEPITVMWRGKPIFVLKKTADMEKSDRDLIIGEDRYTVAIGLCTHLGCIPAWKKTQWKCACHGGEFDASGKQTFGPPPRPLDLPPFAVQGSQLVLGEEGPEYKKIAAAMATA
- a CDS encoding cytochrome b — translated: MAKFEKANSVGEWLDQRLNTTALTKVLMTEYWIPKDINFLWAMGVLLAVTFKILVISGLFLMMYYKPDVALAFDSVNYTIMQEVAYGWLFRHMHGVAASVVFLIIYIHMFTGIYYGSYKQGREMIWISGMLLFMTFSAAGFSGYMLPWGQMSYWAAMVITNLFGGVPVIGDALVVWIRGDFNVADATLTRFFMLHVFLLPIVIMGIIGLHFYTLRIPHVNNQEGADIDYDAEAEKYLAGNKKEAKVIPFWPIFISKDFAILGIFLIFYFYLVFFHYNFAMDPVNFDPADAMVTPAHIYPEWYFLWSYEVLRGFFFDVGPVKAFDIGLMAFGFANVIFLVLPWLDRDPAILPAHKRPGFRVWFWILMVDLIVLTVYGKLPPTGINAWVGFASASVFILLFVALPFITKADAKKRGA
- a CDS encoding c-type cytochrome, translated to MRELKILAVVVAFTLVTYWGVEPFAHSQMHPHVDPADYKFTDVQEDVKDVNALTGDAQNGAALVQANCTACHSIEKEGFPQLMDNASAAAAYGVVPPDLSSAGKIYSADYLAAFIKDPVKASKVAHKFQDGRVHPMPGYGWMQAQEIADMVAYLQSISPKEMTNKEVFVDACQRCHGIKYGDMKGGSMAAKTPDENIKAYMGKLPPDLSQYIRSRGESYLHTFVNDPQKHLEGTAMPRVGLTEEAETQVIKYMQEVGDSKKAEREALGPKFLIYLVIFAIFAWLWKASKWREVH
- a CDS encoding 16S rRNA (uracil(1498)-N(3))-methyltransferase codes for the protein MQFTYHENASEQFLTVDNEVYKYLFKARRQKLNDEIYFRNLNDKNIYLYKVIEINRKDARLELVSFEEKIVENKKSLHLAWCVVDPKTVEKSIASLNELGLEKITFIYCEYSQKNFKQNLEKLEKILINSSSQCGRSSIIKLEVCKSLDEFLSLNDEVYLLDFSTLNVEDKKSEIKTLLLGCEGGFSKDERKLFQEDKIVGFDSSLILKSETAAISAVSKIII